One genomic region from Streptomyces sp. NBC_00582 encodes:
- a CDS encoding head-tail connector protein has product MALLTLAEAKAQLDIDGIGSDDELQVYVDGVTAAIEAHVGPVENRTVTETHDLPACGARMLVLRQTPAVSLTSVAAVLDGGTGYDVADLDLDGETGTVRRKNGWRLYGPLRFVYVAGRGTVPPTLNLAARIMVQHLWRTQYGASRGLSSVGGGDDASVNEPIAGWGYAIPFRVLQLLEPYKLPPAVL; this is encoded by the coding sequence GTGGCGCTGCTGACACTGGCCGAGGCCAAGGCCCAGCTCGACATCGACGGCATCGGCTCCGACGACGAGTTGCAGGTGTACGTCGACGGCGTCACGGCTGCCATCGAGGCGCACGTCGGGCCGGTCGAGAACCGGACCGTCACCGAGACTCACGACCTGCCCGCGTGCGGGGCCCGGATGCTCGTCCTGCGCCAGACCCCCGCCGTCTCCCTCACCAGCGTGGCCGCCGTTCTCGACGGCGGCACCGGCTACGACGTGGCCGACCTGGACCTGGACGGCGAGACCGGCACCGTGCGCCGCAAGAACGGGTGGCGCCTGTACGGGCCGCTGCGGTTCGTCTATGTCGCCGGGCGGGGCACGGTGCCGCCCACGCTGAACCTGGCGGCGCGGATCATGGTGCAGCACCTGTGGCGTACCCAGTACGGGGCGTCGCGGGGGCTGTCCAGCGTCGGGGGCGGCGACGACGCCTCCGTGAACGAGCCCATCGCGGGCTGGGGGTACGCGATCCCGTTCCGGGTCCTGCAACTGCTGGAGCCGTACAAGCTGCCCCCGGCGGTGCTCTGA